In Myxocyprinus asiaticus isolate MX2 ecotype Aquarium Trade chromosome 32, UBuf_Myxa_2, whole genome shotgun sequence, one genomic interval encodes:
- the LOC127423657 gene encoding cdc42 effector protein 4-like, whose translation MPILKQFVSTSSQSKRRSRVDLTAEMISAPLGDFRHTMHVGRGGDAFGDTSFLSTRSGEPPREPEVQQHSPKQSLLSRTFRSSKRSQSVNRDKPDKAKLVPPVGSPSYVKNAISLPYLNDDDVGQGQIHFPKSVSSSPLKNFPEVDGKPLNGAVATTVSDLELDERNFGELTDLRPSVPYTGGMKHAESVMSFHVDLGPSMLGDILSVMDKKGWDDDDLGFEEGKSIEGCSSPPQSPPSEVEEEEPLPPVRPPRQRSGTTPYTPELHNRNHQHLDSCSISSSGSTVLEEKTHNHYDGNMDDVKYSSPRVHDNRDFSYMDDDDDDDEIRV comes from the coding sequence ATGCCGATTCTGAAGCAGTTTGTGTCCACGTCCTCGCAGTCAAAACGGCGATCTCGAGTTGACCTCACTGCAGAAATGATAAGTGCACCTCTGGGAGATTTCCGGCACACTATGCATGTGGGACGAGGAGGAGATGCATTTGGTGACACCTCCTTTTTAAGCACTCGCTCTGGGGAACCACCACGGGAACCTGAGGTGCAACAGCACTCACCTAAACAGAGCCTTCTGTCCCGTACATTCAGAAGCAGCAAGCGCTCCCAGTCTGTCAATCGTGATAAGCCTGACAAAGCCAAACTGGTGCCCCCTGTTGGCTCACCAAGTTACGTAAAGAATGCAATCTCGCTGCCATATTTAAACGACGATGACGTTGGACAAGGCCAAATCCACTTTCCCAAGAGCGTGTCCTCTAGTCCTCTAAAGAACTTTCCAGAAGTCGATGGAAAGCCGCTTAATGGAGCTGTAGCAACCACTGTATCAGACTTGGAGCTTGACGAGCGGAATTTTGGTGAGCTGACTGACTTGCGTCCATCAGTTCCATACACCGGAGGCATGAAACATGCAGAGTCCGTCATGTCCTTTCATGTCGATCTTGGGCCCTCCATGTTGGGGGACATCCTGAGTGTGATGGACAAGAAAGGCTGGGATGATGACGATCTCGGATTCGAAGAGGGAAAAAGTATTGAGGGATGCAGTTCGCCACCCCAGAGCCCTCCCAGCGAGGTTGAGGAAGAGGAGCCCCTTCCTCCAGTCCGACCTCCACGCCAGAGGTCTGGCACCACCCCTTACACTCCAGAGCTCCATAATAGGAACCATCAGCACTTGGACAGCTGTTCCATTTCCAGTTCAGGCTCCACTGTCCTGGAAGAAAAAACCCACAACCATTATGACGGAAACATGGATGACGTCAAGTACAGCTCACCCAGAGTGCACGACAACAGGGACTTCTCTTACAtggatgatgacgatgatgatgacgaGATTAGGGTGTAA